The following proteins are encoded in a genomic region of Protaetiibacter sp. SSC-01:
- a CDS encoding nuclease-related domain-containing DEAD/DEAH box helicase, with protein sequence MSGGDSAAREARNARAIADEMRRQAHVYEQMAFKFEAAAASEHRLEQTLAPLQSQGFHVLPDRRWPGSTRAQVDFVVVGPSGVFIVDAKTWKDVRIEKHGPEHRVYQGDDDVTDRFAGLADLGVTTEQLLAEIGLAPTEVHTLAVFTNRRDIRAGVMGVELMSEGAVVERILSRGRRLSQVDVERVLVTVMTHFPPYTAGAGAPSVIVTAPPAPARDEPVELLTVAEINAAAFEGLSREPIESWMAFLHPEQAKVVRRTFNGPCRIRGAAGTGKTVVGLHRAAHIARTRPGKVLVTTYVRTLPDVLGALFERLAPEVADRVDFEGIHALAGRILKSRDVRYTLDGRKAKAAWERIWRAHGSAVAAIDPDERYWREEIASVIKGRGLSSLAEYENCARVGRQRALGVAQRAAVWTLYEHYAAELRRIDVWDFEDLILAAEASLRHTPLEEYSAVVIDEAQDLSCAMIRMLHLLVGDGPDAFNLIGDGQQSIYPGGYTLSELGISIAGRGVVMDRNYRNTLEIAQFASSIVRENSFVDIESGARGTADAAEFLRRGAKPKVVRFSSKQRHDVSVVDHVRSLLEDPSVALGDIGVLAMYRYHVTDLLTAFRAAGIPAVDLENYDGRPTQAVKVGTIKRAKGLEFKFVIVARTPLALIDGMPPGRLADSERERLELELRELYVAMTRARDGLWVGVLAA encoded by the coding sequence GTGTCGGGAGGGGACTCCGCCGCGCGCGAGGCGAGGAACGCCCGCGCGATCGCGGATGAGATGCGCCGTCAGGCTCACGTCTACGAGCAGATGGCGTTCAAGTTCGAGGCCGCCGCGGCGAGCGAGCACCGCCTCGAGCAGACTCTCGCTCCGTTGCAGTCGCAGGGCTTCCACGTGCTTCCCGACCGTCGTTGGCCGGGCAGCACCCGTGCACAGGTCGACTTCGTCGTCGTCGGCCCCTCGGGCGTGTTCATCGTCGACGCGAAGACGTGGAAGGACGTCCGCATCGAGAAGCACGGACCCGAGCACCGGGTCTACCAGGGTGACGACGACGTGACCGACCGTTTCGCGGGTCTCGCCGACCTCGGCGTCACGACCGAGCAGCTGCTCGCCGAGATCGGACTCGCGCCGACCGAGGTGCACACGCTCGCCGTCTTCACCAACCGCCGCGACATCCGCGCCGGCGTCATGGGGGTCGAGCTCATGTCGGAGGGCGCCGTCGTGGAGCGCATCCTGTCGCGCGGTCGACGGCTGTCGCAGGTAGACGTCGAACGCGTGCTCGTGACCGTCATGACCCATTTCCCGCCCTACACGGCCGGCGCGGGGGCTCCCTCCGTTATCGTCACGGCTCCACCCGCGCCCGCACGTGACGAGCCGGTCGAGCTCCTCACGGTCGCCGAGATCAACGCGGCCGCCTTCGAGGGCCTGTCGCGCGAGCCGATCGAGTCGTGGATGGCGTTCCTGCACCCCGAGCAGGCGAAGGTCGTGCGACGCACCTTCAACGGCCCCTGCCGCATCCGGGGTGCCGCGGGCACGGGCAAGACCGTCGTGGGCCTGCACCGCGCCGCGCACATCGCGCGCACGCGGCCCGGCAAGGTGCTCGTGACGACGTACGTGCGCACGCTCCCGGATGTGCTGGGTGCCCTGTTCGAGCGGCTCGCCCCCGAGGTGGCCGATCGCGTCGACTTCGAGGGGATCCACGCGCTCGCCGGGCGGATCCTCAAGTCGCGCGACGTGCGGTACACCCTCGACGGGAGGAAGGCGAAGGCGGCGTGGGAGCGCATCTGGCGGGCACACGGCAGCGCCGTCGCCGCGATCGATCCCGACGAGCGGTACTGGCGCGAGGAGATCGCGAGCGTCATCAAGGGTCGTGGCCTCTCAAGCCTCGCCGAGTACGAGAACTGCGCGCGTGTCGGGCGCCAGCGCGCTCTCGGCGTCGCCCAACGCGCCGCCGTGTGGACGCTCTACGAGCACTACGCCGCCGAGCTGCGGCGTATCGACGTCTGGGACTTCGAGGATCTCATCCTCGCCGCCGAGGCCTCGCTTCGGCACACGCCGCTCGAGGAGTACAGCGCGGTCGTCATCGACGAGGCTCAGGACCTGTCGTGCGCCATGATCCGGATGCTGCACCTGCTCGTCGGAGACGGCCCCGACGCGTTCAACCTCATCGGCGACGGGCAGCAGTCGATCTACCCCGGCGGCTACACCCTCTCCGAGCTCGGCATCTCGATCGCGGGACGCGGCGTCGTCATGGACCGCAACTACCGCAACACGCTCGAGATCGCGCAGTTCGCGTCGAGCATCGTGCGCGAGAACTCGTTCGTCGACATCGAGAGCGGCGCACGCGGCACGGCGGATGCGGCCGAGTTCCTGCGGCGCGGCGCGAAACCGAAGGTCGTGCGCTTCTCGTCGAAGCAGCGCCACGATGTCTCCGTGGTCGACCATGTGCGCTCGCTGCTCGAGGATCCGAGTGTCGCCCTCGGCGACATCGGAGTGCTCGCGATGTACCGCTACCACGTCACCGATCTGCTGACGGCGTTCAGGGCCGCCGGCATCCCGGCCGTCGACCTCGAGAATTACGACGGCCGTCCGACACAGGCAGTGAAGGTCGGCACGATCAAGCGCGCGAAGGGGCTCGAGTTCAAGTTCGTGATCGTCGCCCGCACTCCCCTCGCGCTCATCGACGGGATGCCACCCGGTCGGCTCGCCGACTCCGAGCGCGAACGCCTCGAGCTCGAGCTGCGCGAGCTCTACGTCGCGATGACGCGGGCCCGCGACGGCCTCTGGGTCGGGGTTCTCGCCGCCTGA
- a CDS encoding NADPH-dependent F420 reductase — protein sequence MTTFGIIGAGNIGSQLARALTSRGHDVVIANSRGPETLADLVAELGPRARAATAVEAADAAEVAIVTVPLRAYHDVPVEPLAGKIVLDTNNYYWERDGHIPELDRGEATVSGLLQGHLPRSKVVKAFNHIGANDITTTGSPAGTPDRRALGTASDFPEAIEFVTHLYDELGFDTVSAGGLDESWRLERDRPAYVIRQNADELRANLAAGFRVRRGDAA from the coding sequence ATGACGACGTTCGGCATCATCGGAGCGGGCAACATCGGATCGCAGCTCGCTCGGGCTCTCACCTCCCGAGGCCACGACGTGGTGATCGCCAACTCCCGCGGGCCGGAGACGCTCGCCGACCTCGTGGCGGAGCTCGGCCCGCGCGCCCGGGCGGCGACCGCCGTGGAGGCCGCGGACGCGGCGGAGGTCGCGATCGTGACCGTCCCGTTGCGCGCCTACCATGACGTGCCGGTCGAGCCGCTCGCGGGCAAGATCGTGCTCGACACGAACAACTACTACTGGGAGCGCGACGGCCACATCCCCGAGCTCGACCGCGGAGAGGCGACCGTGTCGGGGCTCCTGCAGGGGCACCTGCCGCGATCGAAGGTCGTCAAGGCCTTCAATCACATCGGCGCGAACGACATCACGACGACCGGCTCCCCCGCCGGGACCCCCGATCGTCGCGCGCTCGGCACGGCATCCGACTTCCCCGAGGCGATCGAGTTCGTCACGCACCTGTACGACGAACTCGGCTTCGACACCGTCTCGGCGGGCGGGCTCGACGAGTCGTGGCGGCTCGAGCGCGACCGCCCCGCCTACGTGATCCGGCAGAACGCCGACGAGCTGCGCGCGAACCTCGCGGCCGGGTTCCGCGTGCGCCGGGGCGACGCGGCGTAG
- a CDS encoding DUF1761 domain-containing protein: MTVPEINYIAVLLATLSSMVVGAVWYTPKVFGNYWMKQSGIDPDSGAPFLRPMIVTVLVSFVTAWVLAGAAYISYEFYGGSFLWNAVLTAVILWAGFTAARFITHDQFDRRPAGLTLLNCAHELVTVLIMAVIIGVWPA; this comes from the coding sequence ATGACCGTTCCGGAGATCAACTACATCGCGGTGCTGCTGGCCACCCTGTCGAGCATGGTGGTCGGGGCCGTCTGGTACACGCCGAAGGTGTTCGGCAACTACTGGATGAAGCAGTCGGGCATCGACCCCGACAGCGGCGCACCCTTCCTGCGGCCCATGATCGTGACGGTGCTCGTGAGCTTCGTGACCGCCTGGGTGCTCGCGGGGGCGGCCTACATCTCGTACGAGTTCTACGGCGGCAGCTTCCTCTGGAACGCGGTGCTCACGGCCGTGATCCTGTGGGCCGGGTTCACCGCGGCGCGCTTCATCACGCACGACCAGTTCGACCGGCGGCCCGCGGGGCTCACGCTCCTCAACTGCGCGCACGAGCTCGTGACGGTGCTCATCATGGCGGTCATCATCGGGGTCTGGCCCGCCTGA
- a CDS encoding AzlC family ABC transporter permease, with protein MSSPLLDEHDRVRAALLQGTRDAGLLIAAYIPFGVAMGAALATTGVEPWLIITSSVVIFAGAAQLAGIELLGAGASIALVVLTITVINARHLLYSASLEPHLAPWPRGLRMLGAFLLADPIYALVIARFERPGGAGARREQYGYVFSAGLTCLVGWTTLTAVGVLVGGLIPDDIPLELAVPLTFLLLLLPLVKDSAGAVAAIVGGAAALLASALPLGLSTLVGASAGLLAGGIVLRLTGSGDADAPGSDAPEADAGPRHA; from the coding sequence GTGTCCTCCCCGCTGCTCGACGAGCACGACCGCGTGCGCGCGGCGCTGCTGCAGGGGACCCGCGACGCGGGCCTCCTCATCGCGGCGTACATCCCGTTCGGGGTGGCGATGGGTGCGGCGCTCGCGACGACGGGCGTCGAGCCCTGGCTCATCATCACGTCGTCGGTCGTGATCTTCGCGGGCGCCGCGCAGCTCGCGGGCATCGAGCTCCTCGGCGCGGGGGCGAGCATCGCTCTCGTCGTGCTGACGATCACGGTCATCAACGCGCGCCACCTGCTCTACAGCGCGTCGCTCGAGCCGCACCTCGCGCCGTGGCCACGCGGGCTCCGCATGCTCGGCGCGTTCCTGCTCGCCGACCCCATCTACGCGCTCGTCATCGCGCGCTTCGAGCGCCCGGGCGGCGCCGGCGCGAGGCGCGAGCAGTACGGGTACGTGTTCTCCGCGGGGCTCACGTGCCTCGTCGGCTGGACGACGCTCACGGCGGTCGGTGTGCTCGTGGGCGGCCTCATCCCCGACGACATCCCGCTCGAGCTCGCCGTGCCGCTCACCTTCCTGCTGCTGCTCCTGCCGCTCGTGAAGGACTCCGCGGGCGCGGTCGCGGCGATCGTGGGTGGGGCCGCGGCGCTCCTCGCGAGCGCCCTGCCGCTCGGCCTCTCGACCCTCGTCGGCGCTTCCGCGGGCCTCCTCGCGGGAGGCATCGTGCTGCGCCTCACGGGGAGCGGCGATGCGGACGCCCCCGGCAGCGACGCCCCCGAGGCGGATGCGGGGCCCCGCCATGCTTGA
- a CDS encoding AzlD domain-containing protein — protein sequence MLDALAILLGAVTTYLTRALFLVSKKLRPPRAIARYLPLVGPAVLGAIAIPGLIAPGGELSFAATAPSVVAALAAWGAWRLARKQMIVGLLVGLAVWWTLYWAVAQLGW from the coding sequence ATGCTTGACGCCCTCGCGATCCTGCTCGGCGCGGTCACGACCTACCTCACGCGCGCCCTCTTCCTCGTGTCGAAGAAGCTCCGCCCACCGCGCGCGATCGCGCGCTACCTGCCGCTCGTCGGCCCCGCGGTGCTCGGCGCGATCGCCATCCCGGGGCTCATCGCGCCGGGAGGCGAGCTGTCGTTCGCGGCGACCGCGCCATCCGTCGTCGCGGCGCTCGCGGCGTGGGGCGCGTGGCGACTCGCGCGCAAGCAGATGATCGTGGGCCTGCTCGTGGGTCTCGCCGTGTGGTGGACGCTGTACTGGGCGGTCGCCCAGCTCGGCTGGTGA
- a CDS encoding type 1 glutamine amidotransferase domain-containing protein codes for MSHLTGKTVAFLLTDGFEDSELTEPWKAVTEHGAEAVLVAPKSGEVTGEKGHTQTVDRQVADVVADQFDALVLPGGVVNADHLRMDADAVEFSKAFFEQHKPVGVICHGSWVLIEASVVDGRTITSYPSLKTDLKNAGANWVDQEVVVDAGLVSSRNPDDLPAFCEKVVEEIAEGKHAEQKA; via the coding sequence ATGTCGCATCTGACCGGAAAGACGGTGGCCTTCCTGCTGACCGACGGCTTCGAGGACTCGGAGCTCACGGAGCCCTGGAAGGCCGTGACGGAGCACGGAGCCGAGGCGGTGCTCGTGGCCCCCAAGTCGGGCGAGGTGACGGGCGAGAAGGGCCACACGCAGACGGTCGACCGGCAGGTGGCCGACGTGGTCGCCGACCAGTTCGACGCGCTCGTGCTGCCGGGTGGCGTCGTTAACGCCGACCACCTGCGTATGGACGCCGACGCCGTCGAGTTCTCGAAGGCGTTCTTCGAGCAGCACAAGCCCGTGGGGGTCATCTGCCACGGCTCGTGGGTGCTCATCGAGGCGAGCGTCGTCGACGGCCGCACGATCACGAGCTACCCGTCGCTCAAGACCGACCTGAAGAACGCGGGCGCCAACTGGGTCGACCAGGAGGTCGTCGTCGATGCGGGGCTCGTCTCGAGCCGCAACCCCGACGACCTGCCCGCCTTCTGCGAGAAGGTCGTCGAGGAGATCGCCGAGGGCAAGCACGCCGAGCAGAAGGCCTGA
- a CDS encoding NYN domain-containing protein has product MPDLTDTDRVAVYIDFDNIVISRFDQLHGDGSWRKTNAWKAGPAVVEKLDEARVDVSAILDYASSFGTVAVTRAYADWSVAANARYKEQLVERAIDLTQLFPASGTKNGADIRLSVDVLEDLFRLPDITHVVIVAGDSDYIALAQRCRRLGRVVVGIGVAGGTSRALISACDEFEYYDDVAQEEERATRAADEREVAEADEGAQKPDATPAPAQTGAAGQAIGGPGASKLLIKALALVAKDADGWSPAGAVKTQMKRLNSQFAEKSLGFDSFTEFVKSRSGQVELREEGQQRFLRLRAPKQK; this is encoded by the coding sequence ATGCCCGATCTCACGGACACCGACCGCGTCGCCGTCTACATCGACTTCGACAACATCGTCATCTCCCGCTTCGACCAGCTGCACGGCGACGGCTCGTGGCGCAAGACGAACGCGTGGAAGGCCGGACCCGCCGTCGTCGAGAAGCTCGACGAGGCCCGCGTCGACGTGAGCGCCATCCTCGACTACGCCTCCTCCTTCGGCACGGTCGCCGTCACGCGCGCCTACGCCGACTGGTCGGTCGCCGCGAACGCCCGCTACAAGGAGCAGCTCGTCGAGCGCGCGATCGACCTGACCCAGCTCTTCCCGGCATCCGGCACCAAGAACGGCGCCGACATCCGCCTCTCGGTCGATGTGCTCGAGGACCTCTTCCGGCTGCCCGACATCACCCACGTCGTGATCGTCGCGGGCGACTCCGACTACATCGCGCTCGCGCAGCGCTGCCGCCGTCTCGGCCGCGTCGTCGTCGGCATCGGCGTCGCGGGCGGCACGAGCCGCGCGCTCATCTCTGCGTGCGACGAGTTCGAGTACTACGACGACGTCGCGCAGGAGGAGGAGCGCGCCACGCGCGCCGCCGACGAGCGCGAGGTCGCCGAGGCCGACGAGGGAGCGCAGAAGCCGGATGCCACCCCCGCGCCCGCGCAGACGGGCGCGGCCGGGCAGGCGATCGGCGGCCCGGGTGCCTCGAAGCTGCTCATCAAGGCGCTCGCGCTGGTGGCGAAGGACGCGGACGGCTGGAGCCCCGCGGGGGCCGTCAAGACGCAGATGAAGCGCCTCAACTCGCAGTTCGCCGAGAAGAGCCTCGGCTTCGACAGCTTCACCGAGTTCGTGAAGTCGCGCTCCGGGCAGGTCGAGTTGCGTGAGGAGGGCCAACAGCGGTTCCTCCGGCTGCGGGCGCCGAAGCAGAAGTAG